Genomic DNA from Xiphophorus couchianus chromosome 12, X_couchianus-1.0, whole genome shotgun sequence:
ACCTGTGCATGGCTTGGATTGATTACAAGAAAGCCTATGACTCAATGCCGCATACTTGGATCATTGAATGCTTAGAGATGTATAACATCAACAGGACTCTGAGAGCCTTCATTGCAAACTCGATGAAGTTGTGGAAAACCACCCTTGAAGCCAACTGCAAACCACTTGCACAAGTGTCCATCAAATGTGGCATATACCAAGGAGATGCTCTGTCCCCGCTACTGTTCTGCATAGGCCTGAACCCcctcagccaaattatcaacaagactggctacggataccgactcaaaaatggggccaacatcagtcaccttctctacatggatgacatcaagctgtatgccaagagtgagcgagacatcgactcactgatccacaccaccaggatttacagcacggacattgggatgtcattcggactagagaagtgtggtcggctgatcacaaagagggggaaggtcatccgcacagaaggggtctcactcccagaaggaacaatagcagacatagaggacagttacaagtacctaggtataccacaagcaaatggcaacctcgatgaggtcacaaggaaaggagccacagctaaatacctccaacgaataaggcaagtcctgagaagccagctcaatggcaagaacaaaatccgtgcgataaacagctatgccctgccggtaatcagataccctgctggaataattagctggccaaaggaggagataaaagccacggatattaagactagaaaactactaacaatgcatggagggttccatcccaaatccagcaccctgagactgtacatgagccgcaaggaaggaggcagaggactagtgagtgtgagaaccacagtccaggacgaaacaactaagatccataaatacatcagggacaaagcctcaacagacaatgtgctcagtgaatatctcagacaacagggaacgtaGGTTGAGGtcccagagataccatcatgggaggacaagcccctacatgggatgtaccaccagcaaataacccaagtggctgatatcagtaaatcctaccaatggctggaaaaagctggactcaaggacagcacagaggccctcatcctggccgcccaggaacaggccctaaacaccagagcaatagaggcccagatctaccacaccagacaagacccaaggtgtaggttgtgcaaggaggcccctgagacagtccagcacataacagcagggtgcaagatactggcagggaaagcgtacatggaacgacataaccaagttgcaggcatagtgtacagaaacatctgtgcagaatatggactggaaaccccaagatcaaagtgggaaacacccccaaaggtgacggagaacgccagagctaagatcctgtgggacttccagatccagacagacaaaatggcaatggcgaaccaaccagacattgtcgtagtggataaacaacagaggaaagccgttgtggtagatgtagcaataccaagcgactgcaacatcaggaaaaaggagcacgagaaactagagaaataccagggcctcagggaggaactggagagggcctggaaggtgaagaccacagtggcgcctgtggtcatcggggccctcggggcagtcacccccaaactggaccaatggctacaacagatcccaggaacaacatcagacatctcagtccagaaatgtgcagtccttggcacagccaagatactgcgcagaaccctcaagctcccaggcctctggtagaggacccgagctcagaggatgaGAGAGACCACCCGcagtgggtgagaagggaatttttatatatatatatgtatagtgCAACAAAGCCCTCTTttcctgaatttctttttattttataaccttCAATAAACTTTTGACATAACaggaaatatttgagaaaaGCTTTGAATAAGGGTcatgttttatacatttagaTGTAtgatttagataatgtttaaaatatctaaCTTTGGCTTTTGGAGGGTACGGTAtaacaattgcaaaattgaCTTTGATATAAATGATCAGTAATAAGACCACAGACCAATGTTACTTAACAAAAATCACTGTGGAGAAAGAAAATTTGCAAGGGAATGCCACCCCTGTGTAACCTAAATAAATGGTGCTGAATCTCTAATATTAAgtctttcctatttttttcttttccctgaaTACTACTACTTTGGAAAGCGTGCACACTACCACCCTGTCTGGTCGAACCTCCTCTAGTCACTTCAAGCTTATTATGACTGCCACCATCTCAGCTGTAAAAACAGATAGTTGATCTGAGAAGCATTtggaaatttatattttaaactctTGAATAAATATTCCTATTGCCACATATCGTTTTGTGTAAGCATTAAAGTGCTGGCATCCAGATCCTAATATATTCCACCTGATGAGGAAATGTGTGCTAAAACACCTGCAGCAGATCAAGTTCcctcatcaatcaatcaatcaatcaaattttatttgtatagcacatttcagcagcaagacatttcaaagtgctttacatcattacaaacacagaatcacaatgcaatatagaatcaatcattaagtcaagttacatcaataaatttgtaattgattacatttcaaatacaatcctaaacaggtgggttttcagttgagatttaaaagaagtcagtgtttcagctgttttacagttttctggaagtttgttccaaatttgtggtgcatagatgctgaaagctgcttctcctcgtttggttctgattctggggatgcagagcagaccagaaccagaagaccagagaggtctggaaggttgatacaacaacagcagatctttaatgtattgtggtgctaagccgctcagtgatttataaactaacaacagtattttaaagtctattctctgagctacagggagccagtggagggactttaaaactggtgttatgtgctccatcttcctggttttagtgagaacaccagcagcagcgttctggatcagctgcagctgtttgattgatttgttggacagacctgtgaagacgctgttgcaataatcaatacgactgaagatgaaggcatggatgagtttctctagattttgctgagacattagtcctttaatcctggaaatgttcttcaggtgatagaaggccgactttgtaactgtctttatgtggctctggaggttcaggtcagagtccatcactactcccaggtttcgggcctgatcgctggtttttagttgtaataactgaagctgtgcattgactctagatcattcctctttaggtccaaaaataataacttcagttttgtttctgttcagctggagaaggttttggcacatccacacatttatctgttctaagcatctcaTAAGGATGAGGCCCTCCTGACCTCTCTCATCACACGAACTGCAAAGAAGAGCTGGCAGACACACTTGTACATTTGCCTGAAGTTCCATTCCATGCTATTAACAACTGTGGAAATTAGATTTGTACAGTCCTTTTCATGTTCAACTGGGATGGAAACAGATCTTTGGGTCTCATATCTTTCATTAATGAATGTAAAAATCCAGAATTCATCTCTGAAACCCACTTTCATCAATTCATCCAGAGTACATGACTACTTCTCTATGCATAATTTGCCTTTTTAGGTGTTAGTCAAGGTATGTGGTCAGATTCTTTGTATAgaagtcatttttctttaactaaATTATTTGTTATGGTTCAGtcacagatttttgtttctgcattttctccttgcaagacattttaattgGAAATTCCTACCCTCATGCTTTCATGTCTCTTTTGATGTAcctgggtgtttttttgtttgttacaaCTTTCCCATTTGTTCGACGGGACACTCTATCCCGGTGTCCCGTCTTGAAGGAATCTTATCATTCTTTCTCTTGTTGACAGCTCTGTTTTCGGGGTTATGTTTCCTGCCAATTAGCTGCTCCAAAAGCTTGTTGGATCTATAAGTTCTGTTTTCTAACTGCAGATAGACTCAGCTTTTGTATTTccatatttcttttattctacTCAAAGTGAAAAACGACATCTCAGAAGTTCCTAACATAAACCATCCCTCAAAAAGGGATGGTTTATGGAGTTTTGCTGGatatcagtgtttttttgtgcGTGTGAGTTGAATATAGCagagaaataattttctattaatAGAGGTTGACATGTCAGTTTCTTAAGTGGAGTAAGTTCATGACAATTAACtgcttaagaaaaacattttaatttaactcaAACTAAATCCTATTCACACtgtatattgtaaaaaaaagttcaatttccTTCAGTAACTACAGACCAACTCTATACCAGAGAAAGGAGATGAGggacaaaaacaactaaaacaacaTTAACTGTGAAGTCGGTTATGAAAGGAGACAGTGAATGCAACATGAGGCTGGTCTGGTCAGACAGGTCAAGTGAGTTTCACACTTGGGAACAGCTTCCGCTCCCTCAGCTCATACTAATGCCTTTACCCCCAATCAGAGACACAGCCACAAGCACCACAGCTGTTGCACTCTGAGGAATAAACGGAGAATTATCAGTAGGTAAGCTGCTTTCTTAATGACTTTACTAACAGTAGTAATCAGAGAAGCTTACCTGGTGAGACAAAAGACAGGTCACATTTCATCAGCCATGTTAAGTCTGTTTGGGCCACTATAGAATATCTCTGTGTTGTAAATAGTGAAACTAGCATTTAAGGTCACACTCCCAGAGGTCTGACTGGCTGGTGTTAGTGAGTTTCCAAACTCAGGAATTTCACAGTCTAaggtagaaaaacattttggtccCTCCATGATTCTTGCAAGGAAACGTCTGGAAAGTCTTGGGCTATCCAGAGTAGGCACATGCTATTTTTTTACTATATGGAGCTGAACAATAATATTAAGTAATTGACATCCAATTGTTGGAAGCTGCCTGACCTCATGTCTGCCTTGTcatctttccattttttgtgAACATCTAATAGTGTCTTATCTTAACACTTGGAAAGTGAATTATCACAGATGCACccatgtttcagaaaaaaaacctatgGTCAAATCAAAGTATCATATCTTTAAATTAAAGGCAAtgcaagaaaaaatacataacaatTATGTGGTATTGATGAATGCTTTCaaggatttgttttaaaaatccaatGCTAACTCAAGctaagtttgaataaaaaagtttcaatttgTAAAGCAGCTCTTGGCtcaatgttatgttatgttttctttgtgtttgcttCCAGAGGGAGTTCAGGTTGTGATGTCCGCATCTAGGTTTGACCGTGTGAGGGAAATGCCTCTCTATGACCAGGTCCCAGTGGGTCCTGGATGGAGGGACACTGAACTGCCCCCTCTCCCACCCCCACCACTACTACATGTGACTGTGCCAGCAGTCAGCTTAGATCCCTTCCCCCCTCCTCCCCTACCTGAGCAGCCAGCTGTGGGGCCTGAATCTTTCTATCCCTCCAGTGATGAGGAACCAGCTGAGGGGGACTGTGAAGCAATGGACATCAAGCCAGTTCGTCGCTTTATTCCCGATTCTGTCAAAAACCTTTTCAACAGTGGGAGCCGAAGCAGCAAAGGGTGGCCTGTTACTTCTTCTACACAGCCTCACTCCCCTGCCCCATCAGCCAATAAGAATACCACCTGCCACACCACAACAGGAGTCCCCTGCTCACCACCCAACTCTGCCCCTCCATCTCCTTCGCTTCCTGGCTCCTATCGGGACCCCTACGGTGGGTCAGGGTGGGGTTATACCTCTCAAAAGGAGAAAGATGGATTGATGCTGGGTGCTGAAGCTATGGACTTGGGTTCTGCAGTGCACAGTAATTTCTCAGCCCAGACCTACCAGGAGCGGGTGGAGGAGTACCATCAGCGCTATGCCTACATGAAGTCTTGGGCTGGCCTACTCAGGATCCTGGGTTGTGTGCAGTTGCTACTTGGAGCtgctgtgtttgcatgtgtcTGTGCTTATGTGCACAAGGATAATGAATGGTTTAATATGTATGGATACTCCCAGCCACAGATGTATGGAGGACTTGGTGGAGGGGCTTCAGCATATGGAAATGGGGGAAGTATCTACACAGGTCCCAAAACGCCTTTTGTTCTTGTAGTGGCAGGGATCGCATGGATAGTGACTGTAATCCTTGTTGTTCTTGGAATGACTCTGTACTACAGAGCCATTCTTCTTGATTCCTCTTGGTGGCCACTGACAGAGTGCTCTATCAACTTTGTATTGGCAGTGCTGTATATGGCAGCAGGTATAGTGTATGTAAGAGACACAACCAGAGGAGGACTATGCTACATGCCCATCTTCAATAATGGAGTCAATGGTGCATTTTGTCGCACAGAGGCTGGCCAAACAGCAGCCATAGTCTTCCTGTTCCTCACCATGGTGCTCTACTTTATCAGTGCAGGAGTTTGTCTGAAGCTGTGGAGGCACGAAGCAGCCAGGATGAGAAAGGAGGTGCTGGCACAGGAGGTCTGACCCTAACATCTCTCTTCACCTtcatgaataaatgtttaatctCAGTTAGTAGTTTGACATTACATATATGGTGGAGTTATAATCCACCTCCATGTGTACATAAGAAAGACtgttttaactgattttaaaacagtCAGTTTTAAAGCAGTCAGGCTTTAAAcatatttgagattttattgAATTGTTTGCTACTCTGGATTGTTTGCTAAATCATTTGAATTGATCATGAAAGGTTGTAAGGTACCAGAACTACTAACATGTCGAGCTAGATTACAGAGTCAGAAGGGTTGCAAAAACAGGATTCTTTTACTTGTAGGTGTCCATGCTATATAAggtaataagaaaaaaagcagtAGTGATGTAATTGTTTTTCATCAAGCTCACCAGATCCCTCACCATACAACCTGTCCTACATGACAAAAAGTCCATTACATACATTTCTGGTGTCCATTAAAGATAACAAAAGCTGTGTTATGGTGCATggtgcataaaataaataaataacagacaCCTCTGCAGTAAGCAACTTTGGGTTCTGCAGACTTCTATAACTCTGTAACTTTCTTTGAATCATTTCaagttttaagcaaaaaaaaaaatgtcaagaacTTTTTCTGCACCATATGGGAAAGTCTTTTTGGCATGCTTGTTTGTAGCTCTAATTGAAAATCACTACATACATTTTCCTGccaaatatatttctaatatagTATTAGTACATTTTGAAATTCTCTGAATCCTTCTTGAGTCCAAAGAGTTTGAATTCAGTTGAATTAAAGTTCAGTATAACTTTATTCAAGTTATTTATTAAGCGCTATTTTATCGTTCTCCTCACCACCATCTTTTGTTAACTTGAATGTCTGTTTAATTTGTTACTGACTGATTGATGAAGTAATTTGACTGTTGTGTCTGCCTCTGCTCTGAACCATCGTTGCTGATATAGAATCAAAGAGCTTTAGCAATCTTTGGTTTGTATTTGACTCTGTCcatatcagttttattttactacacACATATTTTTGACCACAATATATACAGACCCTTTACAAAAAATTAGAATGTCATGGAAACATTGCATAATTCCTAAAATTCCATTCAAAATATTACACTTTCATAGGTTATAGTCAGGGTCCACAGTTTAGACTTTTTCaagtatttgtttctttatttttacataatttctgCTTCCATCTCATAAAACCCACATAAAGAGGAATTTAATACtgcctctgcctctctctctctctctctctctctctctctctctctctctctctctctctctctatatatatatatatatatatatatatatatatatatatatatatacacacacacatacacatatttCTTTGGCCAATATATATATGGTCGTAGCGGTTTATGTAGTTAACATAGCTAATGTCCTGtaatattttctatcatttcAACAATTTTAGATGAAAACCACTGGATCATCCATCCCACTGTCTGTAGTAAGTatgaagagttttatttttttcccaccatACTGCATAGACATCTTCACAGTATGTTGTACTAAATGTTTACTGTTGTAGCTGGATTCAGCCTCAAGAGCCTCAGAGACGACACCTCTTCCTACCATTCAGCCTGACATTATGAATGCTCCAAACAATACTGGATCTGCTCCTCTCAtggcagcagaaccagagaTTCTTCGAGGTCACATACCATCTGGATATATTCCCAAACCTGTCATCATAGCAGATTATGTTGCGTGAGTGATCTATTCCATTTTCCAATATGTGTTCTTACATCTGTTGACATCTTTTTATGATACAATTTTCTGTTATCTTTTTGAGGTGTCCCTTTGGCATTTCTTATGTTTGaaaaggcttaaaaacaaataagccTCTAAGTTCTTGTGTTTCAGTATTGCTGAGTTGAAAGAACCATCTGAAGTTAAACTTAAGTGGAGTTGACCAGAGAGCCCAGGATTTTGTAGATcattaaatatgattttctcTTTCCTCTGTATACATACATTTGACAGGAGTCGATTTCTCTATGTAATCTTTTATTGGGAACGataagaaaacataataattaaGTAAGACAGAGGTGGCCTGTATCAGAGAATGGATGCAATTGAATTGCTGTTTTCCGTACCAGACTAtgcatacagaaaaaaaaataataataaaaatagacaaTAACTGAAGCAGTGAACAGGATGCTAATTGACGTAACATTTCTAAAGCTCAACTTTAGAAAACTGCAACATAAAATGGCATTGCTGTGTCACCAAGAATCAATAATAATTAGACCCAGAACTTTAACACCTAAATTTAGGtgattttaatagattttaagGCATTGAAGAatttaacacacacaaaatttCCAAGCTAGAacctttgtatttgtgtgtttctggtacacctGCAAATCAGATGCACAATCGACATTTACAAACAACATGAATGACAAAGAAGTTACTCTTGGTCCGCTAggttaatttttgtttcaaaaataatctgaagGGATCCAGGAAACAACTGTTCACCGTTCACATTTCTagagaaagatttttttcaagaaaGTTCCTTGAATGATCAGGAGTTCTTGAAACACCTGAAAGCTGAATAGATGTAATAAAACTTTGCACAtatctgaataataataataataataataataataataataataatatgtttcATTTACAGGCACTTTTCTTGACAGTCAAAAGTGAATGAGTAACATaaataacaatataaaaacaataaatatctttattcTAAATACACATGCCTGTTTATTCTAACATTTAGCAGCCAAAAGGGTTTTTGAATTCTAAAATATGTTGTCAATATatggtttttaattaaaatgtgattcatttaaTTACAGACCTTACAGTTCACtcattacatttctttattgaGTCCCACCATTAATAATAACCATTAGaaattcaaacagaaatatCTTCTATATGTTCACTgtaaggatttgagtttttctgagtgtttattttaggtttccGTGTCcactgagtctccgtgttgtcctgtctaccccttgattgttcccaggtgtgtctcgttccctcaTTACCCTCTGTATATTTATATCCACCTGTGTTTCTTGATCTTTGTCGGGTCATTGTCATTATCTGTCTTGCTGTTTGCATATGTCTCAAGTTTTTTCCTCCAGTTGCTACCAGAATTGAGCGTTTGCCTTCTGCTCATCTGTGGTGCCTGGTATTTGGGATTTTGGACTTCGGATTTTGTTAATTTCATCTTTAAATCATCACTTTCTTCACTTCAAGCTGGGTTCACTTCATCTGCttcaccacctcacaccacaTATCATGACATTCATGTTTGAACTGCTGACACTGTGCCATTTATTCCACAGTATCTGCTCTATGTTCTAAAAGTGCTCCCTGCACTGTTATGTCAGCAGAACAACTTCCATAGCGTAGGTTCAGGGCTCACTATGACAGTCCTGTCTGAAAAGTGCTTTACACATGATTCTCTTAGAATGGCAATTAGCCATAATCATCTTGCTCAAGATCACCATTCCCTAGTAGCTGTTTAAGGAACAAACatgcaataaatacaaattaaaattatatttactttaaaatgttcttctcttcatatttctttaaaaccacaaacctgctaatgttatttgtttttattggaataTATACTAATGGATTTATTGAAcctgaaacaaaattaatttgccTCTGTTTGCACATTGATGTGTGATGCCTTTTCAGAAAGTATCCCAGCATCCTGTCGGATGAGGAGAGGGATCAGTATAAGGCCGTCTTCAATGACCAGTATGCTGAATACAGAGAGCTTCATGCTGAAGTCCAGATCATGGCTAAGAAGTTTGAAGAGATGAATGAGATGATGCAGAATCTCCCCTCGAGGCCCTCAAGTCAAATGGTACATCTCCCACTCAGTCACCTACATACAAAACTGGACATAGACCGAATGCTTCGGCCCATTaatcctttcattttctttcaggagAAAGAACGGATTAGTAGCATCTTATCAGAATATGAAAGGAAGAAAGCTGTGAGTACATGTAAAAACTGAGATTTACAGCCGATTCGTTGTCCCATTTATTATGATCAAGTCTTTTCACGCTCCAATATTTTTGTGGCTccaattcacaataaatatCATCTGAGGGGACATAATAAGACAAATAAAGATTTGATTGAACttataaatgttaacatttctaTAGTGTACAAACCATACTTAGCTGTAACATCATAAGcgttttattctttaattaaGTAAAAAGTTGTATCTGACACTGATTAATTTCCTCTTCTACTCATTTTTTTGTCAGGACCCAACTTATTTGGAAAAAAGGGAGCGTTGTGAGTACTTAAAAAGCAAGCTGTCCCACATCAAACAGAAGATTCAGGAGTACAACAATACCATGGACTAGGGTGTTAGAAACATTCATGTCTGTaatcacttttctttaaaaatactttgttgtaTAAAAGAACAATTAAAGTTAATAACTTGTATCTGCTCATTGCTGTGCCTTAATTGTATTAGCCTACGTTTGAAAGAGTCCCATCATATGGATGTGCTTCAGGCATGGAAACATGGATTGATTTCATTTGAGCCTGTGTCTGTACTAACACATGGAATGGTGTATTCAGCAAAGTGTGGGCAAGATTACactgaggaaaacattttatgtggatgtaaaacagacataaacataacTTGTTGCTCATTGAACACAGATTTGTCCAAGATCTCAACTTCACGTCTGCTTGATGATTAGTACCTTTAAACACACTAAAGTCAATGTTCACTTTTAatcagaatacaaaaaaaaaatgcaatctgTCCGATAGAAATGCAGAAATGAACAGTTCCTTAACAGTTTCAACAGTGATATAAATCTAACCTTAAGAGCACAGAACACACCATGTCATTATCAATGAATAAACAGAACAGAAAGATTACAAAAAATTATGTACATTCCTGAAACGCCTATAATTTTTTACTACCATGACTGTTTTTGCAGCTGTGTTTTGTGGTGAAGCAGCTCATCTGTTGTATTATACAATGTAATATAATGCCTTTTCAAACATTGTTGTAAACCAAACCCTGTGCTGTAGTTCTGCAGACTACAGATCAGGACTGATGCAAAATGTGAGATTTATCTTGTTTTCAGTGCAACTCTACTGTTAACTTTACTGTTAAGTcctatgtgtgtgtattttgtgtcagatgtggttttgttttataacctggtgttttttttataagaactCTAGAATACTTTCCTATAACAGATGTGTGTTCTGTGGGACTCTGATGTGTTTGTCTGACTGAGTTATGAcgggattttgtgtgatagaactcagaaaacattagtattgtacaaacattttaaggCAGTCAGGAGGAGCCTATTAATTgatcaatttatttaatatgtactgtcaagaaaacccgagctcatcccacttccccatgctggagatttaagtttaacagtaataataaataaagtcatctttaaaatgaatcactcaagtgacatcaaggcccaacggTAGActtaaatgtcaataaaataaatatggttgtgtgtgttgtttttgtctcatgcaaactttgctttaattctatttcttttttctatctaatccacaagaaatcatagtcagagAGAGGgagtcatgaaacaggaagagcaggtttcctggaaaaagaggaagtcagtttccagcctgcagatttataagaATGGTTGAGACTTCGAGCCAAGATCAAGATGGACAAAAAACTCTGCAGTTGAAGAAGAGTCAGGGTCACAGAGCCAAAGACTGTCCTGCGCATTTGGACCAACCCATCAGACCCGCAACATGTGGCTTCAAATCGCACTTCCTtcatcagctgggttcagagcccaaagacaaagatgaagataaaggcAAAGAccaagacaaaggcaaagaagaagaactggtgccttccttcctgccagcactcaagtcctgtgtgacctcaccatccatgcggagaagaagttcatcagacctacagag
This window encodes:
- the marveld2b gene encoding MARVEL domain-containing protein 2b isoform X2 — translated: MSASRFDRVREMPLYDQVPVGPGWRDTELPPLPPPPLLHVTVPAVSLDPFPPPPLPEQPAVGPESFYPSSDEEPAEGDCEAMDIKPVRRFIPDSVKNLFNSGSRSSKGWPVTSSTQPHSPAPSANKNTTCHTTTGVPCSPPNSAPPSPSLPGSYRDPYGVCLKLWRHEAARMRKEVLAQEMKTTGSSIPLSVLDSASRASETTPLPTIQPDIMNAPNNTGSAPLMAAEPEILRGHIPSGYIPKPVIIADYVAKYPSILSDEERDQYKAVFNDQYAEYRELHAEVQIMAKKFEEMNEMMQNLPSRPSSQMEKERISSILSEYERKKADPTYLEKRERCEYLKSKLSHIKQKIQEYNNTMD
- the marveld2b gene encoding MARVEL domain-containing protein 2b isoform X1, which gives rise to MSASRFDRVREMPLYDQVPVGPGWRDTELPPLPPPPLLHVTVPAVSLDPFPPPPLPEQPAVGPESFYPSSDEEPAEGDCEAMDIKPVRRFIPDSVKNLFNSGSRSSKGWPVTSSTQPHSPAPSANKNTTCHTTTGVPCSPPNSAPPSPSLPGSYRDPYGGSGWGYTSQKEKDGLMLGAEAMDLGSAVHSNFSAQTYQERVEEYHQRYAYMKSWAGLLRILGCVQLLLGAAVFACVCAYVHKDNEWFNMYGYSQPQMYGGLGGGASAYGNGGSIYTGPKTPFVLVVAGIAWIVTVILVVLGMTLYYRAILLDSSWWPLTECSINFVLAVLYMAAGIVYVRDTTRGGLCYMPIFNNGVNGAFCRTEAGQTAAIVFLFLTMVLYFISAGVCLKLWRHEAARMRKEVLAQEMKTTGSSIPLSVLDSASRASETTPLPTIQPDIMNAPNNTGSAPLMAAEPEILRGHIPSGYIPKPVIIADYVAKYPSILSDEERDQYKAVFNDQYAEYRELHAEVQIMAKKFEEMNEMMQNLPSRPSSQMEKERISSILSEYERKKADPTYLEKRERCEYLKSKLSHIKQKIQEYNNTMD